The DNA region TTGCTTTGAGTGACTCGACTCCGGAGTCGGGGTGGCATTACTTTGTTTCGGAGATCATCACGGGGTCGGCGTCATGCGCCAGCACAGGCTTCGCTGGTGTGGTCCGCGATGATGCCGGTGTGCCGAAGGCAGGTGTTCAGGTAAAGGTCTGGGCGGCTGAATCAGGCCAGGATAGTTACCTGTCTGAGCCTACGGGCGGGGATGGGGTCTGGCGGGTGGTTATCGACGATTCGCAGCCGGTTGCCGGTAGGTGGAAGCTTGCCGTGGTCAACAGCCAGCAGGAGCCAATCTCTCCGGTCATCGGACAAGTTGCTTACCAGGATGATCCATCTGCCGTGGAAGCGCCTGGTATTCCGACCCACGATGATTGCGTCAACGGGCACCAATGGCTCACAGTTGGTTTCGAGCAGCGGCAGGAGTTTCCTGAATTCACGGTGGCGTCGGTACGATTCATCTCTTGTCGCGATAATCATTTTGATCACAACATTCGCCTGTGGGTAATCGATGTGGAGGGCAATGGCATTCGGTACATTCCGGTGCTGTTCTGGGAGGAAAACGGATTCGGTGATGGCCTTCTCACCGGTACCGATCCTTTCAAGCCACCCGGCTATCTGGATTACCCGATCTGGGAGCGCCAGACCTGGTCCACGGAGATCCTGACGGGTACCACTGACACCTCCTATCCGGTCAGCAGTGAGACTCCCCCTATTCTCGAGGATTGCAGCGGCAACGCCTGGGGTCACTACTCCTATGAAATCGTCTTCCAGCGACGTGATCTGCCCTGAGCGGCTTCGAGCCCTGGAATGAGTATCTCAGGTAGCAGCAGCCCTTGCCGGTGTATCCCGGCTTGTTGCAGTATGGTGCCTTGAATTGCTCGTGATCCGCTCGCTTCCACCGTGATGCAGGAGCTGATTGTCGAGAGGCTTGGCGCCTTCTTCCGGATATGGTAAGATTGCCAACCGATAGCCACCCTGGCAAGAGGTAAAGTAGGTTGGAAGGGCCAGGGCGTCTGGTCCCACTTCAATTCGTCCCGTTCGTTCTCGTCCACAATCGAGATCGTCCGGAATAAGGAGGGAGAAATCATGAAAAAGAGATCCTTGCCCACCCTTGGGCCCAGTTTCCTCTCGTTGAGCGTTCTATTGGTTCTTGCCCTGTTGACGGCAAGTTGCGTGGCGCCGTCGGGACCGGTGCCGGCCGCGCCGCTGGAATCGGGTGAAGCGCCCGCAGCAGCCCCGGAGGCCAGCACCCTGCGGGTCGCCCTGGATATTCCCGTGCAACTTGATCCGGCTTTTGCATCGTCGGACAGTGAAATCGCAATCCTGAATGCCGTTTACGACTACCTGGTAGACATCGATCACGAAAACAAGGTGCAACCCCGACTCGCCAGCGCTGCCAGGATCAGCGCCGACGGTTTGAATTATACCCTCGAGATTGACCCCGATGCGACCTTCCACGACGGGTCGCCGGTGACAGCCGCTGATGTCATCTGGACCTTCAATCGCTTGCGTGATCCCGAGGCTGGTTTGCCGACCAGTGACCTCTACAGCAACATCACCGACATTTTCACCGTTCCCAACTCGGCTGATCCTTCTGAATCCAAAACAGTGGTCTTTCAGCTGATAAAACCCGATCCTTTCTTCCAGTTCAACTTGAGCGATAATCATGCGCTTGTCGTCAAAGAGGGCACCGAAGACTTCACCCAGTTTAACGGCAGCGGGCCCTTCAAGGTTGCCGACTACCGGCCGGAAAATCGTATGGATCTGGTGGCCAACGAGGACTATTTCATCGACGGAAAGCCGGGCGTGGAGGCAGTGGAGTTCATATTCTTCAGTGATCAGGCTGCCAGTGTGGATGCTCTGCGGGGTGGCCAGGTTGATCTGGTGATGCGCATGCCGACACCGCTGTTCCTGACGCTGGAACAGGAGGAAGGAATCAATACAGTGTCGATCCCGACCAACGGATTCGATCTGGTGCGGCTCCGTTCTGACCGGGAACCCGGCAACGATCCTCGGGTCGTCGAGGCGTTCAAGCTGGCAACGGACCGTAACGCGATCTTCGAGCAGGTTACCCTCGGTCTCGGCGCGGTGGGCCGCGACAGTCCCATCGGTCCGCTCTACGTCGACTATTATAGCGAGGAAACCCCCGTCAAGGAACGGGATACTGAAGCGGCCAAGGCGCTTTTGGCGGATGCAGGCTATCCCGATGGCCTTGAGATGACCATCCACGTGCCTGACTCGGGCGATCGTCCCGACCTGGCAGTGGTACTCAAGGAGCAGTGGGCCGAAGCTGGAATCAATGTGGACGTTTCGGTGGAGCCTGAAAGCGTCTATTATGGCGATAACGGCTGGCTGGAAGCGGATCTGGGCATCACAGGTTGGGGTTCCCGCCCGATTCCCCAGTTCTACCTGGACGTCATGCTGAAGTGTGGTGCCAAGTGGAATGAATCCCATTTCTGTGACGAGGAGTTTGATCGACTTGCAGAGCTGGCTGGCACGACTCTCAACGAAGAGGAGCGTACCGAGGCGTACCACGACATCCAGACCCTCTTGCTTGAAAGAGGTCCGGTGATCATTCCTTATTTCTTCGCCCAGTTAGGCGCCATCAGTGACCAGTTCGATGGCTTCAATATGAAAGCGTTCGCTGGACGCACTGATCTGGCCGGTATCCAGCCCGTTCAGTAGTGCACCCTGCGTCGTTCCAAACTGTAGTTTGATATGTCATTCTCAAGGCGGGTGGGAGATATCCTGCCCGCCTTGCAAGTCCGGGTTCAGGGGAAGTCGAGCCGGCGATGGCAGCGATCCATTGGCGTTTCTTGAAGCAATTCCCTGTAACTCCCGTCATCAGCAAAGGGGACTCCAGGCGTGACAGTCTTCGCTTCAACCGACGAACCGGCGAGACGTAATCGCCATCAGCCTGGCATTCTTCGCCAGCTCTATGCCCGACCAGCATCGGCTTTCGGCACCACCGTCGTCCTTCTCTTTCTGCTT from Chloroflexota bacterium includes:
- a CDS encoding ABC transporter substrate-binding protein — encoded protein: MKKRSLPTLGPSFLSLSVLLVLALLTASCVAPSGPVPAAPLESGEAPAAAPEASTLRVALDIPVQLDPAFASSDSEIAILNAVYDYLVDIDHENKVQPRLASAARISADGLNYTLEIDPDATFHDGSPVTAADVIWTFNRLRDPEAGLPTSDLYSNITDIFTVPNSADPSESKTVVFQLIKPDPFFQFNLSDNHALVVKEGTEDFTQFNGSGPFKVADYRPENRMDLVANEDYFIDGKPGVEAVEFIFFSDQAASVDALRGGQVDLVMRMPTPLFLTLEQEEGINTVSIPTNGFDLVRLRSDREPGNDPRVVEAFKLATDRNAIFEQVTLGLGAVGRDSPIGPLYVDYYSEETPVKERDTEAAKALLADAGYPDGLEMTIHVPDSGDRPDLAVVLKEQWAEAGINVDVSVEPESVYYGDNGWLEADLGITGWGSRPIPQFYLDVMLKCGAKWNESHFCDEEFDRLAELAGTTLNEEERTEAYHDIQTLLLERGPVIIPYFFAQLGAISDQFDGFNMKAFAGRTDLAGIQPVQ